A stretch of Bradyrhizobium sp. CCBAU 53338 DNA encodes these proteins:
- a CDS encoding MBL fold metallo-hydrolase gives MALEIKILDYGDIELESSFLVLGRDCGRTRRVLTLGFLILGGKYPVVVDTGYRSNQIMETLGMRGLQYHEHMIENQLARHGVRMGDVRFVCHTHLHIDHAGKDDLFPMNTTVVLNRKELEYSVSGLMHPQYPAPDIKHLIDRLHTKSALRFLDLEITGPIELMPGVYCDAANAHTEGSMNIIVETADGIATICGDVIYDFNDQIVTPFHEIHDWEPRTTGNHGTSKRAEKAAIKKLLSNSRYLLPVHDRPAKIEGGNVVGRLHDQVPGPIVQSLPARNWFPA, from the coding sequence ATGGCGCTGGAGATCAAGATCCTGGACTACGGCGATATCGAGCTGGAATCGAGCTTCCTGGTGCTCGGTCGCGACTGCGGCCGCACCCGCCGCGTCCTCACGCTGGGCTTTCTGATTCTCGGCGGCAAATATCCTGTCGTGGTCGACACCGGCTATCGCTCCAATCAGATCATGGAGACGCTGGGCATGCGGGGGCTGCAGTACCACGAACACATGATCGAGAACCAGCTCGCCCGCCACGGCGTGCGCATGGGCGACGTGCGCTTCGTCTGCCACACCCATCTGCACATCGATCATGCGGGCAAGGACGATCTGTTCCCGATGAATACGACTGTCGTTCTCAACCGCAAGGAGCTGGAATATTCCGTCTCCGGCCTGATGCACCCGCAATATCCGGCGCCCGACATCAAACATTTGATCGACCGTCTGCACACCAAGAGCGCGCTGCGCTTCCTCGACCTGGAGATCACCGGCCCGATCGAGCTGATGCCGGGTGTCTATTGTGACGCCGCCAATGCCCACACCGAGGGCTCGATGAACATCATCGTCGAGACCGCGGACGGCATCGCCACCATCTGCGGCGACGTGATTTACGATTTCAACGACCAGATCGTCACGCCCTTCCACGAGATCCATGACTGGGAGCCGCGCACCACGGGTAACCACGGCACCAGCAAGCGTGCCGAGAAGGCTGCGATCAAGAAGCTGCTCAGCAACTCGCGCTATCTGTTGCCGGTGCACGACCGCCCCGCCAAGATCGAAGGCGGCAATGTCGTGGGCCGGCTGCACGACCAGGTCCCCGGACCGATCGTGCAGTCCCTGCCCGCTCGCAACTGGTTCCCGGCCTAG
- a CDS encoding amidohydrolase, giving the protein MTEIVDGHHHIWRQADLPWLVGAMQPRIFGPYEAIRRDYPIEEYFDDLKGTGVTRSVYVQTNWANDRFENEAAWVQRTADEHGWPHAIVAYANFAVDDVRPQLERLKRYPLVRGVRMQLHWHENPLYRFAARPDLCIDPMVRRNVARLADYGWSFDLQVFTPQMPDAAHLAESCPKVTFILQHAGMLEDLSSAGSAAWRAGMARLATCPNVVSKLSGLGTFIHRNDPAHIAAVVMDTVAIFGAERCLFGSNFPIEKLWTSYRELVDAFRSAAAPLSVEQRDAIFRGTATRVYRL; this is encoded by the coding sequence GTGACCGAGATTGTCGACGGGCATCATCATATCTGGCGGCAGGCCGACCTGCCTTGGCTGGTCGGCGCGATGCAACCTCGCATCTTCGGACCCTACGAGGCTATCAGGCGCGATTATCCGATCGAGGAGTATTTCGACGACCTCAAGGGCACCGGCGTCACCCGCTCAGTCTACGTCCAGACCAACTGGGCCAATGACCGTTTCGAGAACGAAGCGGCCTGGGTACAGCGGACCGCCGACGAGCATGGCTGGCCGCACGCGATCGTCGCCTATGCCAATTTCGCTGTCGACGATGTGCGTCCGCAGCTTGAGCGCTTGAAGCGCTATCCGCTGGTCCGCGGCGTGCGCATGCAGCTGCATTGGCATGAAAACCCGCTCTATCGTTTCGCGGCCAGGCCCGATCTCTGCATCGATCCCATGGTCCGCCGCAACGTCGCGCGGCTCGCCGACTACGGCTGGAGCTTCGATCTGCAGGTTTTCACGCCGCAGATGCCCGATGCCGCGCATCTCGCCGAATCCTGCCCCAAGGTGACCTTTATCCTCCAGCATGCTGGCATGCTCGAAGACCTTTCGTCAGCGGGCAGTGCGGCCTGGCGCGCCGGCATGGCCCGGCTCGCGACCTGCCCGAACGTGGTCTCGAAGCTCTCGGGGCTCGGCACCTTCATCCACCGCAACGATCCCGCGCATATCGCTGCGGTGGTCATGGACACCGTCGCCATCTTCGGCGCCGAGCGCTGCCTGTTCGGCTCGAATTTCCCGATCGAGAAATTGTGGACCAGCTATCGCGAGCTTGTTGACGCATTCCGCTCAGCGGCCGCGCCGCTGAGCGTCGAGCAACGGGATGCGATCTTCCGAGGTACCGCAACTCGCGTCTATCGGCTTTGA
- a CDS encoding VWA domain-containing protein, which translates to MSTELQLPRGARIFVSFVALLRANAFAVAPEQTTAFLTAIELLGPRDLGDIRQAALATLAPPPERRVTFDRLFDLHFRGSEAVEHTDDGEDDEAVRLQEEGRGDEEPLPSDDANESGLTATRTEALVERRFAQLSTSEALRRLSREAPRRLPRRRGHRRMRARRGPFADLRRTLRDSVRSDGEILRLGHMKRRQRPRKFLLLIDVSGSMKSRTEENMKLAHALVQAAPNVEVFTFGTRLTRVTRALRVKRREQALSAAAHLVSDWDGGTRIGDALQAFLAVPRFGGYARGAAVVIVSDGLERGEPDALRDAVAKLSRRAWRVSWLTPLASGPRFRPQTEALVAIERFVDDLVDGGSSASIVALVLALGRRRVA; encoded by the coding sequence ATGAGCACCGAGCTTCAGCTTCCGCGCGGCGCCCGCATCTTTGTCTCCTTCGTCGCACTGCTGCGCGCCAACGCCTTTGCCGTCGCGCCGGAGCAGACCACCGCGTTTCTCACAGCGATCGAACTGCTCGGCCCGCGCGACCTCGGGGACATCAGGCAGGCCGCTCTGGCCACCCTCGCCCCGCCACCCGAGCGCCGCGTGACCTTTGACCGGCTATTCGATCTTCACTTCCGCGGCAGTGAGGCAGTCGAGCACACCGATGACGGCGAGGATGACGAGGCCGTCCGCCTCCAGGAAGAAGGTCGCGGCGACGAGGAGCCGCTGCCCTCCGACGACGCCAACGAGTCCGGCCTGACCGCGACCCGTACCGAGGCGCTGGTCGAGCGCCGCTTCGCGCAGCTTTCCACGAGCGAGGCCTTGCGCCGGCTGTCTCGCGAAGCGCCGCGGCGCCTGCCGCGACGGCGCGGTCACCGCCGCATGCGCGCCCGGCGCGGACCATTTGCCGATCTCCGCCGCACTTTGCGCGACTCCGTCCGCAGCGACGGGGAGATTTTGCGACTCGGGCATATGAAGCGGCGCCAGCGCCCGCGAAAGTTCCTGCTGCTGATCGACGTCTCCGGCTCGATGAAAAGCCGCACCGAGGAGAACATGAAGCTGGCGCATGCGCTGGTGCAGGCCGCGCCCAATGTCGAGGTCTTCACCTTCGGCACCCGGCTGACCCGCGTCACCCGCGCGCTGCGGGTGAAGCGCCGCGAGCAGGCACTGAGCGCGGCCGCGCATCTCGTCAGCGACTGGGACGGGGGCACCCGTATCGGCGATGCGCTCCAAGCCTTCCTCGCGGTGCCTCGCTTCGGCGGCTATGCGCGCGGGGCAGCCGTGGTCATCGTCTCGGACGGGCTGGAGCGCGGCGAGCCCGATGCCCTGCGTGATGCTGTGGCAAAGCTATCGCGGCGGGCCTGGCGCGTGAGCTGGCTGACGCCGCTTGCAAGCGGGCCAAGATTCCGTCCGCAGACGGAGGCGCTCGTTGCGATCGAGCGCTTCGTTGACGACCTCGTCGATGGCGGATCGAGCGCGTCGATCGTCGCCCTTGTCCTGGCCTTGGGACGAAGGAGAGTTGCGTGA
- a CDS encoding MoxR family ATPase — MAVRSNIVGIDSPEALERALRAAYYLADEGLATAAYLSLALGKPLLLEGAPGVGKTEAAKAIAAVLGRRLIRLQCYEGIDASAALYEWNYPRQMLAIRQAGDESIDIYGETFLIERPMLAALRAPDSTVLLIDEIDRADQEFEAFLLEFLSDFQISIPERGTVRAAERPVVVLTSNRTRDLHEALRRRCVYHWIDYPTEEREARIVMLRASSVAEATARAVVAAVGKLRREPLSKAPGIAEAVDWAEAATLLNKGGARWPDAFKRSIGVALKDEEDLHFISSRLDAMLAEATA, encoded by the coding sequence ATGGCGGTCCGCAGCAACATCGTCGGCATCGACAGCCCGGAGGCGCTGGAGAGGGCGCTGCGCGCGGCCTATTACCTCGCCGACGAAGGCCTTGCGACCGCCGCCTATCTCAGCCTTGCGCTCGGCAAGCCGCTGCTGCTGGAAGGCGCGCCGGGTGTCGGCAAGACGGAAGCGGCAAAAGCCATCGCCGCCGTGCTCGGCCGCCGGCTGATCCGCCTGCAATGCTACGAGGGCATCGACGCCTCTGCGGCGCTCTACGAATGGAACTATCCGCGCCAGATGCTCGCGATCCGCCAGGCCGGCGACGAGAGCATCGACATCTATGGCGAGACGTTCCTGATCGAGCGGCCGATGCTGGCGGCGTTGCGCGCGCCTGATTCTACCGTGCTGCTGATCGACGAAATCGACCGCGCCGATCAGGAGTTCGAGGCCTTCCTGCTCGAATTTTTATCCGACTTCCAGATTTCGATTCCCGAACGCGGCACGGTACGTGCCGCCGAGCGCCCCGTCGTCGTGCTGACGTCGAACCGGACGCGCGACCTGCACGAAGCCCTTCGCCGCCGCTGCGTCTATCACTGGATCGACTATCCGACCGAGGAGCGCGAGGCGCGCATCGTGATGCTACGAGCCTCCAGTGTCGCCGAAGCCACTGCGCGGGCCGTCGTCGCGGCGGTCGGCAAACTCCGGCGCGAACCGCTGAGCAAGGCGCCCGGCATCGCGGAAGCTGTCGACTGGGCCGAGGCCGCGACGCTCCTGAACAAGGGCGGCGCGCGATGGCCGGACGCGTTCAAGCGCTCGATCGGCGTGGCGCTCAAGGACGAGGAGGATCTGCATTTCATCTCGTCCCGGCTCGACGCGATGCTCGCGGAGGCCACCGCATGA
- a CDS encoding xanthine dehydrogenase family protein molybdopterin-binding subunit, translating into MTRHRGRGIASINYPIGMNLGGDPSQALVHSNPSGKFTVALSSIDLGQGMKSVTRQICAETLGVPVEDVYVDTADSDTGPHCMGSFASRGTHRVGNAVMAAAREARGVMMEAAAEELEVNAADLETDGRGNIHVRGAPHRSISTKDVAIAAQFKQGKTISGRGIFLVPLSEVNPETGEMSPATCYAHACLVAEVDVDDETGEVAMVRMDSAYELGRALNPRLVEQQLVGGAWMGVSHALYETPEPYYPEPVHGPRDFVEYLMPGPGDICPHDIAVLERPAPDGPFGAKGPGEMCANPVLPAVANAIFNAVGVRIDDLPITPEKVLRAIKAQGGARPQARR; encoded by the coding sequence ATGACCCGGCATCGCGGACGCGGCATCGCGTCGATCAATTATCCCATCGGCATGAATCTCGGCGGCGATCCCAGCCAGGCGCTGGTGCATTCCAACCCGAGCGGCAAGTTCACGGTGGCGCTGTCGTCGATCGACCTGGGACAGGGCATGAAGTCGGTGACGCGGCAGATCTGCGCGGAGACGCTGGGCGTGCCGGTCGAGGACGTCTATGTCGACACGGCCGATTCCGACACCGGCCCGCATTGCATGGGTTCGTTCGCATCACGAGGCACCCATCGCGTCGGCAATGCTGTGATGGCCGCGGCCCGCGAGGCGCGCGGCGTGATGATGGAAGCGGCCGCCGAGGAGCTGGAAGTCAACGCCGCCGATCTCGAGACCGACGGGCGTGGCAACATTCACGTCAGGGGCGCGCCGCACCGCTCGATCTCGACCAAGGACGTCGCGATTGCCGCGCAGTTCAAGCAGGGCAAGACCATCTCCGGCCGCGGCATCTTCCTGGTGCCCCTCTCCGAGGTGAACCCGGAGACCGGCGAGATGTCGCCGGCGACCTGCTATGCCCATGCCTGCCTCGTCGCCGAGGTCGATGTCGACGACGAGACCGGCGAGGTCGCGATGGTGCGAATGGATTCGGCCTACGAGCTCGGACGCGCGCTCAATCCGCGCCTGGTCGAGCAGCAACTCGTTGGGGGCGCCTGGATGGGCGTGAGCCACGCGCTGTATGAGACGCCGGAGCCGTATTATCCCGAACCCGTGCATGGCCCGCGCGACTTCGTCGAATATCTGATGCCCGGCCCCGGTGACATCTGCCCGCACGATATCGCCGTGCTGGAACGCCCTGCCCCTGATGGTCCGTTCGGCGCCAAGGGCCCCGGCGAGATGTGCGCCAACCCGGTGCTGCCGGCCGTAGCCAACGCGATCTTCAACGCGGTCGGCGTACGCATCGACGATCTCCCGATTACGCCTGAAAAGGTGCTGCGCGCGATCAAGGCCCAGGGCGGCGCGCGGCCGCAGGCGCGGCGCTAG